The Juglans regia cultivar Chandler chromosome 6, Walnut 2.0, whole genome shotgun sequence genome contains the following window.
cagccctagtgGCAACATAGCTAGAAAATAgtgtcaaatgcactgtggccgtgggtctcaaagaaccacttttgaacgggtgcaaacgaagacccgagattgatagggaatggcttagggatgtcagtgaaactagtggtggtggtggttggccgtgggtggtagtgtagagggtggttgaagtgcTAAAATGCCCAAATCGGACATGGAGTTGGAAGTACTTCACCGGTAGCgaatcggagctggggttgggtgcattgtattgctaggaggtcgaggatgaagtggtgaagaaatggtggctggaggtggcgcgacggcggcgtgCGAACACAAGAGGTGCCGCGGCTTCTTGTaacgaaaatgaagaaaaagaaaagaaaaagggaggaaagaaaaaaatcaagagaaagaaatgagatccaatccccACATcatgggtcacaaaaatgatgcaacgaaaataaattcaaaacagcagtttaaataaaataatttaaacataatgataaagtgaaaataaaataattaagtccaacaataaattaattttaaaaatgaagaacaatttaaatgcataacaataattaatattaagaaagcacatcaaattaattttcacaaaattaaaaatcataaaaataaacccactaaaaatccgataattttaaaacaagaaaataaatttttgaattaataaaaataatcattcaataaaaatatactaaaatacggggtgttacagttatTGGCATATTTAAATCcatcttctcaatatgcatggtGTGTAATAGGGGATTTTAAGGAAATTCTActcaataatgaaaaaaatggaggaaggCCAAGGAATGAAGCACATATGACCAGTTTTAGAGAAGTGTTAGAGGTCTGCCACCTTTATGATCTTAGTTGTAAAGGGGACAAGTTCACATGGAGTAATAAACATGGGGATGGAACATACACAAAGGAAAGGTTGGATAAGGCAGTAGCTAATCCACTATGGACAACCATGTTCAAGAATTGTGGGGTAGAAGGATTGGTGGCTAGAAGTTCTAACCACAGACCTATTTTGATGTGGTTTAGTGAGAAAAAGGAGAAAGCCAGAAATTGTGTGAAGCTGTTTAGGTATGAGGCAAAATGGGAATTTGAGGAGGATTGTGGTCGCGTTGTACAAGAAACTTGGAACTTTGGTGGAAACCATGTTGATCTTATATATAAGGTGAAGGGCCTTCTTGAGAGTTGTGAAAAGGCACTTGGTAGATGGAGTAGACAAAAGGACAAGAATAGGGGGAAGGAAACTAAAGATCTTTCTAATCAGATGAAGAAGttacaagaaaatgaagatgagCATGTGATAAATGAGGTGAAACAATTACAATCGAAGTTGGGGGTTCTAATGGAACAAGAAGACATTAACTGGAAATAAAGAGCAAGATGCAATTGGTATGAGGAAGGTGATAGATATAATCGATGTTTTCATGCATGTGCAacacaaaggaagaaaaagaataccatgaaacaaattaaagttgattttgaaAGGTTATTGACAAAGGCTGTAGCTATTGTAGATGCATTCAAGGGATATTTTGACAAGATTTATACCTCTTCAGACTCATCTACAGAGGCAATTAAAGATTGTTTGCATTCTATGGAAGCTAGAGTTAGAATAGAGATGAATAACAAGCTAGAAGCTGCATTCACAAGAACAAAGATTGATGATGCAATTCAACAAATGGGAACTTTTAAATCTCCTAACCTGGATGGATTTGGTGCATGCTTCTTTCAGACTCATTGGAACATTCTTGGAGATGAATGTAGCAAAGCAATGTTAGCTTCCTGAATGGAGAGGATAATGTAATGACTACTTATGAAGTGCTCCACTCCATGAAGACATGAAAGCGAGGCAAGGTTGGAGCTTAGAAATGAAACTGGATATGTCCAAAGCATACGATAGGGTAGAATGGGAGTATTTGGAGGTTGTTATGGAAAAATTAGGTTTTAGAGGGAAGTGGATCAAACTGATTATGGAGTGTGTAAGATCAGTTGCTTACTCTGTGCTCATCAATGGGAATCCTCGAGATGTTATTTATCCAACTAGGGGTTTGAGGCAAGGGGACCCACTGTCACCTTATTTGTTCATCCTCTGTGTTCAAAGGTTGAGTTGATGATATATGAACCTGAGAATAGGGGTGACATTAGAGGAGTGTTAGTGACAAGATGTGGTAATGATATTAATCACCTTATTTGTTCATCCTCTGTGTTCAAAGGTTGAGCTTCATGATATATGAAGCTGAGAATAGGGGTGACATTAGAGGAGTGTTAGTGACAAGATGTGGTAATGATATTAATCACCTTATGTTTGCTGATGactacattttattttgtaaagcaAGGGTCTCTGAATGGATGAAGCTTCAAGAAattctacaaaatatattaccTGCATTGGTGGGAAGGTCAAAGTTTAAAACAATTACGGGCATCAAGATCATATTTGGCAGAAGATCAGAAGTTGGAAAATTGCTTTTCTTTCCCAAGCTGGGAGGAAAGTGTTTATCAAGTTAGTTTTACAAGCCATACCAACCTATACTATGAGCGTCTTTCGACTGTCAAAGACTTTGTGTCATGAGATATCAAGCTTGATTTTGAAATTATGGTGGGGAAGCAAGGAAGGTGAGAGAAGGATCCATTGGAGGAGTTGGGAAAAGATGGGAATTTCAAAAGCTGAGGGAGGCATGGGTTTCAAAGATTTTGAGTGTTTCAATGAGGCTATGCTAGCAAAACAATGTTGGAGAATGGTGCAATGTCCATCAACTTTGGTTTCTtagatttttcaagaaaaatactttaagaAGAAATCTATATTGGAGGCAAAATTGGGTCTACCATCCTTGATATGGAGGAGCCTTTGGTCTGGAATTGAGTTGTTGAAAGAGGGACTAAGATGGAGG
Protein-coding sequences here:
- the LOC109019464 gene encoding uncharacterized protein LOC109019464 is translated as MTSFREVLEVCHLYDLSCKGDKFTWSNKHGDGTYTKERLDKAVANPLWTTMFKNCGVEGLVARSSNHRPILMWFSEKKEKARNCVKLFRYEAKWEFEEDCGRVVQETWNFGGNHVDLIYKVKGLLESCEKALGRWSRQKDKNRGKETKDLSNQMKKLQENEDEHVINEVKQLQSKLGVLMEQEDINWK